The nucleotide window AGGACACATTAGGATCATATCAACTACCCTCCCCTTGAGACAATCCTTGTACTCAAGGATTGAAGTGAGGGAACTGCTGACCAAAAGAGGAATAGTCCTCCCAAGTCCTGTCCTTATCAGCAGTACTAAACCATTGATCAGAAGCTGAGGAGTAGCCTTTTCATGCTTCTAGATCGATCTTCTATCCAACACTAATTCAGGCTCCAAAAGGACAGGACCAACTTCAGTTTGAACAACATGCAGGGTCGCAATGTGAGATCCTAACTTTCTTTTCAACTGAGAAATGTGAAAATTGGGGTGGATCTTGGAGGCAATAGACAACTCTTAAGTGTAAGCAGTAGCTCCGACCCCGGCTAAGATCTTAAAGTGTCCCAAAAACATGGATAAAAGCTTCTGATAAGCATGATACCTTAAGGATAATATCCCGTAGGCCTTTAATTTGacatagacccaatcaccaacacTACAAGATCTGTCAGTCCTCCCCTTATCAGCCAACAACTTCATTTTACTCTAGGATCTCTCAAGGTGGAACTTAATGTTCCTTAATGTGGCTTCTCTTGTCCTCAACCTCCTATCAACCAAATCCAGTTAGGAATCAAATGCCATGTAAGGAAGCAGTGAGGATGGCTTCTGGCCATAAACTGCTTCATAGAAGGTCATATGTATAGAGGCATGGTAAGAAGTATTATACCAAAATTCATCTAAGGATTACCATTGTGGCCACTCCTTAGGTATCTCAAAGGTCATGCACCTTAGGTAACTTTCTGAGCATCTATTGACCATCTCAGTTTGATCATATATTGATATCAGTCGGAGATAATTGGTTAAGCTTGCTTTTATATAATTCTGTCATTGCGTCGCCTTTAAAATTGGTGTTTCTCATGATCATTAGTGATAAGTTTATATGTGGTGAGCACCCATGATACAGGTCATTAGTAAAGATGCCCGTCGAAATGATTCATGTTCCTTTTCTTAATTTGcacgttttattttaattttaccctttttgtcTTCCCTCTGTTCATCGTCTACAACACACCTGACATCTTCTCACCTAGGATTACATACTTACTTTTTTATCACAAGGTAAAGTGACTGCCTTTCACTAGCACATTTGGTTCTTCTCTCTTGCAGCTAGGGACGAACCCCCATAGAGCTGAGTGGGTGTATGAGCACCCATGGCCTTTTAAATTGTGGATTTGCCGTTGTTTTCAAGCTACACTTTTTCATGTCATAGATAGGTTGTTGTAGAGAGCATGACTAGCCTTTCTGTTGTGGAGTGAAAAGACAAAGCTATTGCAcaaaagaaaatactttttgttttattctcaacaataaaaaaaaaagcttattGTTTTCCTCTCAGGTGTAATGTAGCaccaaaatttcacatttttgcTGCCCATTAGACAATTGGTAATATATGTAGTGAGTCTGGACTTAAGCAAATGCTGTATTATTTTAAGGAAGTTCTTCAAAAACTTATTCTATATGATTGTCTTAATGTTTGAGTGTGATTCTGGCAGTAAATTGGTATGTACACTGTGCAGAGGATAATTTCCAGTGTAACATATTCAGTGATGCACTTGTTAACTTGTTACAGCTATGCACTTATTAACACTAAAAATTTATTAGTGTATGAAGCTTTAGTTGTGCATAACATATTTAGTTATGTACCTGTTAACTTGCTTCTAAGTCATGCCTGAAACCTGTTGTTTGTGTTCTTTTTTATCCCAAGTGTGGTCACTATGTAATTTGGAAGTGGAATTAGAGCTTCCATCTTTTTCTTCTGGTAAAAGCTTCAGTTGTGCATAATGTATACTGTTATACACTTGTACACTTGCTTCTCATTCATACCTGaaacttcttttttcttttttatcgtACCTGTTCCTGTATAACTGGGAAGTGAAATTAGAGtttccatcttcttcttcttgatatGTCTTCTTTTATCTATAGAAGATTGATAGTTGTGCATAATATACACACTTGTATACTTGCTTCTCATTCACACCTGAAactttttatttgtctttttgatCCCAAGTGCTGTCACTACATTGTTTGGAAATGTAATTAGAGTTTCCATATGACCTTATTGTTGCATTTTGGTGTTTGCAGGTTGTTGATTGATCTTACAGAATTCCCTTGCTTGATCTTCGTTTTcccttttctttagattttaaaCTATCTTGAGCACTGTATGAGCTAGGCTTCTAATCTCATACTAAATAATTTTGGAATCTCATCTGCCGGCTTCCCATTCCGGCTCCTCTCTCATAGTATACCCTCTTCTGCTGGAAGAATAAAAAAGTAGTGCTTTTTCTGAGACAATCCGTTGTTTCTTTCATGGTAAGAATATAACAAGGTGTGTAGAATTCCATATGGTTGTGAGTCAACTCAACTTCTTTTGACCTAAACAGAAGAGGAGCATAGCTAGAATTTAAATACTATGGATTTGAGTCCGGAATTCTACCATAAATCCACTCGATTTTCTGGATTTCAAAACTATTATTTGTACTTAgtgaatttttaaaagtatatacaaattttgagCTGAAGTTACTCTATGAACCCGTATCACAGGCAGTGCATCTGCCTCTGAAAAGGGAGTCACGAAGGGGTTTGACAGATTCTCGGGAATTTGGGATATTTTTTGTCTAGAGTGTTGGATGCGCTCATGGGCATGGGCTTCTGAGTTGGCTCAATGGGTGTTGGAGTTGGTATTGTCTGGCCGAATTGGCTCAAACGTGTCATCTATGTGTGAACTTTTGTGGACGATGGTGAATTGTGGCTAAGATTCTTTTGTTGAGGTGGAGAAGAAGGGAAAATATGATATGGAAGGGTAACAATGAGGGTACTTTTGTTGCCAATTTCTGGCGGAGGAAAAAGCTAAGCAACAGTTTGATAGTTTAGGGAAAAATTTGTATTATAGCCGCCTCACTTAGATAACTAATATTAAAGGTAAATTTTACGGAGTGGTGGTTAGGTCAAGTGGCAAACTATGTTGTATGGGGCGTAGTGTTGGCCAGTTAAGAACTCTCATGTTCTAAAAGTGAAACTTGCAAGAATGAGTGGATGTGTGGGCGTATTAGGAgagataagattaggaatgaatATATTTGGGACAAGGTGGAAGGGGACAAGATGAGCGAAGCGAGATTGAGATGGTTCGAGCATGTGAAAAGGAGATGCGCAGATTCCCATCAATAGGATTGATGAATACCGATAAGTTTTAGGGAGAGTATTAGACAGGACATGATATGACACATCTTGAGCTTAATAGGATATGACCTAAGATAGGAGGATATGAGGTAGATGGTTAGTAAGTAGTTTAGTGTTGTCTTGCTTTCTAGATTGGTGCTCCGTACATGTTTCTCCTTCCATACCAGTAGTAGCAACATTATTCTCGTAGTTTCTTGTCCTGCGATTTTTGTTACTACATGTTTCTTGTGCTTCGATTATCACATTATTTGGCTATTGTTGCTCATTCTGTTTTTTGAATGCCATGTGAAGTTTTCCATATCATTTGCTATGTCCTCCTTACTTCTGTATTTTTTCTCCAAACTGCTTTGATATGCATTGTTGAGGGTCTTCCGAAAGTAATTTCTCTACCTCGGGGTAGGGtaaaggtctgcgtacactcttaCCTCCCTAGACCCACtatgggattacactgggtatgttgttgttgttgccttACAACCTATGGCCTTGGTAATTCTTGAAGTTGTGGCTAATTCTTGCATCAATATTCCTGTTTGGATCTTCTCCTATTTATAATCTTTAATAGTTATTAGTAATAATATACATGAAGCTTATTGAAGTTCTGTTCACAAATGGTTTTTctattatgttatttaattCCACGTGTCCTTTTTTAACTTTTCCAAGCCAAATCATTTGTTACCCTATCTATAATATCAATGAACTTGGGAATAGAACCAGTGACAGGATCTACACTAATAGAACTTGTTAAACTGCTGAATGGTACCTTTATCAATCTATTGATGTGTCATTGGTTAAGTCTCTCCTTAGCTAGCTAAAATCTATCTTGAAAAGTTTATGATTGTCAATTATTTCAGTTTGTAGTTTTAATCTTATAGTTTGTCTGATGCAGTTGGTTTGAATTTGTTGCACAGTTCAAAGTCCGGGGTAGAAAATGGATATTGAAGTTGATCATTATGCTGCTTTGGGTTTACCCTCTGGTGAGGAAGGGGCCCAACTTTCTGAGAAAGACATATCTAAAGCCTATAAGAAGAAAGCACTAGAGTTGCATCCAGACAAGAGGCGTGATGACCCAAATGCTCACTTGAACTTTCAAAAGCTAAAAACTTCATACGAGATTCTCAAGGATGAGAAAGCTAGGAAGCTGTTTGATGATCTACTTCGTGTGAAACGTGAGAAGATCCAACGCCAATCACAACACGATTCAAAGCGTAGAAAGATGATGTCAGATCTCGATGCAAGAGAGCGTGCTGCTTTTTCACCTGATGCAAGTGTTCTAGCTCGAGATGAGGAGGAACGAATTGCTAGAAAACTTAAGGAGGAAATTGCTCGAATTCGTGCAATGCATTCAAAGAAAGTGTTTACTCCTATAGATCCTTTACAGAAAGAGGCACATGCTAGAGCTAAGGAGAGTAGTACAGAAGGCAATGGGAATAGTGTAGACAGGGAAAAGGTGCTTAAGGTATCTTGGGAGAAGATCGGTGAAGACTATACTGCCCAAAGACTAAGAGAGTTGTTTAGTGAGTTTGGTGAGGTTGAAGATGTAGTAATCAAGAGTTCTAAGAAGAAAGGCTCTGCTCTTGTTGTCATGTCATCTAAAGACGCAGCTGTGAGTACTTTATGAAATTGAGTACTGATTCTTGATTAATATAAGGAAATTGAGTGTTGATTTTAATTGATCATCTCTACTGTTTGGAATACATCAGTAAcgttttttcccttttttagaGAGCTTCTTGTGGAAATGTCTTGGGGGATCTATCAAATCCTCTCTTAATTGTGCCTCTCCAACCTCCAATGCCATCTCCGTTTCCTAACGCTGAGAAAAATGGAGAATCTGAGGGCCCGAGTTTGAGTAATCTTGTAGGTGCTGGATACCAGAAATTTGAAGACTCGGTATTGGAAAAAATGAGGAAGGTATGAACTGCTTTAAACTGTTGTTTTACATTCTGATATATCCTTTTATACAGTGCTGTAGATTGTAATGAATTCGCAAATAGGTCTATTCTATCTGAAtttgttgtcttttttttttacctcaaGTTGAAATCCTTCTGAATATGTATCTATGGTTGAAAAGAACTCAAAGTTAATCTTATTAAGAGTAGTAATTGCATCTGTAACTAGGAGGGGAACCTTTTATGTAAAAagggttataaaaaaaattgtaaagagTTTTTGAAGTTATGCCTGTGCGCTTCCAGCAGaagttgtttgtttgtttgtgacTTAAAATATTAGGGAAGTTTTCTGGGTAGGGATCTTaaattctatttaaaaaaagtagtatGTATGAATGTTTTCTGCTGAGGAAATCTGATAGGGCTTGACTTTGCTAGGAAGTATTATTTCAGTAGGGTTGTTTTAACTGCTAAATTGCTGCATAGGCTTTAGGAAAATCTGATTCTGCTACTGGTTGCTACTGAGACTAGACTGCAGGAAAGCTTGATGGATGACTTCTATTAACTTTTCTATTTTGTCAACAAGTGAGGTTATAATCAAATTAGGTAGTATAACCTGTCCATTTACTGCTCTTTTGACTTTCTACATTCAACCACACAAGATGATGTTATTGGAGAAATGAATCgatttctttccaaaaaaaagaaaaaagaatgtgCTTTGCTAGTATGTTCGGAGGGTCGAGAGGTGCATGAATGGAGTGGAACACAACCAAATCAGCGAGAAGCCGTCAATTGGGTTtcatcttttacatattttttttattttttttttttgatttgcaccgggtgtccgagtctctttgagccccgactaatcccgggggtgcacaggccctcggcaaggagtttcccgcaagtgcaccacggttaattcaggttttacccagtccgatggccctcagaaattgtttgcacctagtgggtttcgaacttgagaccttgaaagggagcaaaccccaaggctcaagtcaattgccagcaggccaacccCTGAGGGTTCATCTTTTACATATATTACCTAATTTTGAGGTCAGATACAACTTCGCTGGTGCTCTGAAAGAAAATATCCATGCTTGTACTGAAAAATGGAAGGGAAAAGAAAGGAGGGCAGATTGAGTTGTGATTTGAGGAGTTAAAAGAGTTTCTCGTTTCACTTCTCCTTTGTGGAATTGTTACTGTTATTGTTACAAACTGCTCCATTTTACTCATCTCTCCTTACCTTTATagtttagaaagaaatttttCAGTACGTCGTTATCCATcctaaaagtatttttttaaggAACTTCCTTACATATACGGTTTCAACTTATCACAGGCTGCTCAAAGGAAGAAATAGCATGCAGAAGCTTCATCCTGTTCAAGTGCTGAGATGATGGCATCTCTAGGTTGCCACAGATAAAAAGAAGACAGAATTTAATAGTAATTCTTTTATCTTGTTTCATATATTTCTTGCATATTTTACACAGTATGGGGGTGTCATTCCAGTTCTGACGGATAGTTCCTTGTAATCATATAAGATTGATTTCTAGAAAGTTAAATTTCTTTTTGCTGGTCTCTCTGAAGCAGGTTTGTTGTCTGACATGTACTTCTGGCACAAGATAGGGCAGAGGAGAGATTCATCTAAATTGTGCAATGCCTGGTATTCTGACATGGTGTTTGCAATACGAATCACTCGAGTGTGCCATGGattcattaatatttttcagaaaactTGCAATATGCCAAGACGATGGATACATACTAAAGTGAGGGGTGTTTAAGTCATCCTTGTATTGTATATTAGACAGCTTTTGGATTCTGTTATGTGTTTAGCAGTGTTGTGTGTGTGGATCATCGGCACTTATTCTTTTTTAGTTCGATGaaaatgatttcttgatcttagATAGAGGTGTCTACGCTAGCAAAATGACTCCTCCCTTTCAGGTTTACTGcctaaaaattattattatttcaacaACTAATAATATGCAACATTACCATTTTGAATGCGTCAAGTCCTTTTTGTAGCCTCAAAGTCTGATATTGAGGTCACAAGCGctcatatatttttcaattagcTGTTTTTTGAGGTATGAAAGTTCAACAAGCCTGCTCGATTATTAACAACATTTGTGTTAAAACTTACAAAACTAGCATGCTATATTGCACGTTtgttattagaaaaatataacGATTTCAATTTATAGAAATGTTACTAGTCCTATGTGACATCGAGTATGTTGTGAAAGATACTGGTTCTATAGTTTATTTACTATTCTTCTCCCTTGTGAAAAGGTTAAGTATTTCAGAGTCAAGTAGGTTTCAGCAGAAAGGAAAGCAGATTAAGATCTCCAGCTTTAAAATGGAGATATACTTTTATACTTTACAAAACTGGAACGGCTCAAAAAAGAAAGACTTCCCTTCACGTATGAAACATACCCTCTAAGTCGTGGCGGCACATTCCTATCAAGACAGAACAGATTACCAGATTCAACTTCAATCATGCAAACGTTTATTCTAAGAAAGAACCGAATTCTCTCACAAGTAAAGCTGATACACACTTTTTAACATTCCAGCAATGGGAAGTGTTCccagaaaataaattaatcaatgataattaaaaagaaaataactttgAGATGCAGTTAGCCATCCCAACAGTTCCTAATACAAGTGAAGGAAAATGTGCTATCTGACATCTTGTATCCTCTGTTTCTTAAGGGGAAACCAGCCATATGGAAGGCAGATTAATTCAATAATCATCCAAATCATAGTCTTGATCATAGCCATATCCTCCAACATCCTCGCCAAATGTGTTTTCATAATTCTCATCTACTTCTGGATCAAATTTGTCGCTCTTTACCCCGTAATCATCTGTTGAATCGTATGCAGTTCGAGCTTTCTTTGGGTTCTCAGGTAACTGCATAAATAAAATGACCATGAGTTGCACATATATATGGAGATGAGTTATGACAGCAATAAGCCAAAGGATTTGTGTAATTTGTCCTTTAGATGAACACACATGTAACTATAAATTTTCAGGGTGCTACAGAAGTTCTACTAGGACTTGTAGTTTCAAGGTTTCTTATCTCTCTTCCAAATTTTATGAGTGTGTTTGGTTGTCAAATCTTTTTATATTAATCACAAGAAAATCCGGAACCCAACTAAAGATAAACCATACATTTCTCCTTTTCAAGAAACTGTAACTCAGTTCCCTTTACAGAGGAAAGGGTTAGGATACAAAACTTACGCTTGTAATAGTAGAGTTTCTCACATGCAGTTCCCAGTAATTACAAATTGAGCAAGCAGTAGAACTGGAAAAATGGAAAAttctataatattttgatgCAGCATAACTAAGTTTTCATTATTTAAGTACTTCCCAGCTTCTTAAATATCCAAATATTATGCATAATGATGTCTCAAATACCAGCCATCTCCATCCACCCCCAACACCCAAGATTCCATCTACCTAATAAGGTCAAAactgaagatttttttttaaaaaagaaaacaatactcTGGCAAAGGAATTGACATCTAAGCAAAATTGAAAGTAACAGCAGAAGGTATAAAGGAATTCTCAAGAATTTTTGGAGTAGGAGAAGCACATACAGAATCATCAAAAAGCTTCTCTAGCACATCGTAGTTGATCTTATTGCTCAGCCTCTGCATCACATGATATAAAGCAGCGTAAGTGGAAAACAACAGAACCGATAAATCTATGAATATTGGTTCACGCAAACAGGAAGATATACCACACAATACAAACATAAGACAGAGGCCAAAAAATGATTGTGAACAATGGGAAGAAACTAGAACTTTTTTGTGAACTTCATAGTTACATATTCATATAGGTAAATGGACTTGCAAGCTCATTTGCAATCCTTAAACTCTATCAAACTCAGGCCAAAAGCAACAGAAATGTTGAAATTGAGAAAAACAAACACTTAACAAGAAAAAACTGAAACATTCTGCAAGTCTGCAAGTATGGATTTTCATTAAATTTACTCGGATAAATTACAAGGAAAAAGAAGCTACAACTTGAAACTGCAttacatacaaataaataaaggatTCCAAGaaacattttgatattttgtggatcaaatgaacaaaatatctttctcaaaaactacAGAACTCCAAATCTCTTTCACTTATCCTAGTGCATATAAccatattgttttttttttttgataaagtaaagTTGTATTCCTCAGCAATGAGGGTATGCTGGCAACCATCAAAAAGATTTACAGCATATAACCATATTGTAGAGGCTAAACATGGAGCAACAAAGACAAACTTCCAGAAGATATTAGAAATTATGGTTTCAGATAACAACGAAGATACATAATCTACAGATTAGTAAGGAATATTACAGTCAACAACCATATGGACATcaagtttataaaatatgtacacGGTGTATAGATAATgtatactttatattaaatatacatatactatacatatatacacataccTATACACTACACATACAACCAAAATGTATCTATAGTGTATATTTCGGCCATGTTAGTGATGGCCGAAGTGTACATTTGACTGCAGAGGCGAACCTAGAATTTGAAAACTCCAAGTTCACTaatattaaactaaaaaaagagGTAGTATCTGGGATAGAACCCAGTTCACGTGGGTGGATGTATTTGCGTGTACCAGCAGTCCAAAGCACCCTTTTATGTTTTCCAAgactattaattatatttagtttCTACCAGTTTCTCAAGAtggatatacatatatatagatgattTTTTCCGAAGTTAacgggtgcacgtgcacccctAAATACACATGTGGGTTCACCTCTGCATTTGCGTAAGTTCCCCAATTAGCAATTCATTTAAGTACTATAGTTTTTGGATACTGAACACAAGGAAACAGTAAGAAGCTTCCAGAACACAGAGATCCGTGCAAATAGAATGCTAAAGATTGTACATTTCTCTCCTCTATCACACACACCTTTTTAGCTAACATTTGCTTTGTTGCTTCTGCAGCAGTTTGAGCAGGGCCGGTATTTTTCAGTTCTGCAGCCCTTTTCTGTTGTTTTTCCTGCAGATGATATCATAAAGCAGAGTGTAAGCTTATTCCACAAGGCATCTAGAGCAAGTACTGTGTATAAGAAATATCACATGCACgcactttttctttttggtgatAGGCCACATGCATGTGCTATTCTTGTGGCAAAGTAACTTAAGGAAGAGAGAACAAGTGTAGCCAGTTGATATTGTAAGTTCAAGAAAGGTGGACGGGGGGAAGACACAAATCCCACCTACTTTTCACCAGCTTGTGGAGTTTTATTTACTCATCCTTCAAGTAGAATTggtatttaattcattttagttgAAGAGGCCTAATGAGTTGAAAGAGGAGCGCTATTGGGAAGAGAAGGAGAGAGGAATAGATGATTAATTGAAGGAATTGAGACTAGGAGTTCTTTGGtattttttgatacttttaaGTGTAAAGAAAATGTTGAGAGATGGTTGGGTGGAAATTTTGGAAGGCCAGTCGTGCAGATAAAAATGTAAGTTTTTGGTACCATCTTAGGGCAATAGATGATTTAATTTATCAAGAAGATAAGAAATATCACAACCACAGACCAATCTTGCCattcttttttgttatattataaaaCTGTTGGATAACTGACAAGATCAAAACAGACAAAATTGGCAATTAACATTATGAACTTACTAAGAAACTAATAGCCCCTATTCCTCCCCATGCAAGAGTAGCGAAAACAATCTCAAAATTTGACCATTAAAAAAACTGTGTTTTTGTCTCACTTTTGGATCATTGTATCCAAGCCCTGAGTTCTTCGAATCACAAGAGAAAATACaagtcattttcaaatattttctgaGTTTGAATATGTTAACAACCATCAAATTCTTAACTACCGGCGACATCAACAAATTTCCCTTCTTTATAGTTTCTTAGTTCCTCAACTTGAAACTTTAAGCATCAATTTTCACCAGGTAACAAACTCAATATAAGTTCAGAGTTACCTTTTTTGACTTTGCAACAgaagcagcagcagcagcagcaaaCTTTTGTACATCCTCCGGACAGTTAGCTAAAATGAACTCATGTTGCTTCTTGGCTTCTAATACAGCAGCTTCCTTGGCTGCTTGTTCCTACAAATATTGATCAGCAAGGTCAGTTAGAAGAAGGAAGAGGCAGTAAGAAAGAGAGTCACTGAGTGCAGACTactgttttttctttctttaatgaAGTTAGTGCAGACTACTGTTATGTGATAAGCAAAATAATCCTGAAGATGGACAAAAGGGAGCAAAAGTTAGAAAAAGACTCATGGCTTAATCACTGTCAACTTAGTAGACTATACAAAGCATCATCAAAAATCcttaattaagaaaatcaatCTATCCTAAATTCATGACAAGATTCCCATTATAACTGATAATTGTAATCTCAAGAATCAGAGACGTTCATTCAAGTACTTCTTATGCACTAATAAATCCTAAAACCACTATAGGACCTTGCGATCTACATACGACTTCACATGGtgattcataaaaataaataaaataattcaccTCAAGATATTCTCGGTTCATTGTTTCCCAAATGATCTTCTTGTATTTCTTTTCCTGCTCATTGTGAAGATAACTGTCAACCTGACAACAATGCAGGTATAGGGTAACAGCCATGACAAGTTAGTGAACCAGAAAATACATACCCATAAATGTAGAACTAATACCATTATAAAAGTCTTTAATGAGCAGTTACTTAATTTCCAGTATCTGTTACATGTTACTTCCCTTATTATCGATGATGTTTCCTAAGCAAAGGAAGAAAGCAGGGTCGGGTAGTATCATACTATGATTTGCTAAGTATCACATGATGAAGAGCGGAATGAAATCAGACAAAATCACAGCTTTTGCATCTAGACTGACAGATAATTTATGAAAACATTCGAGGAATGTGAGCAGTGGAATTGTCCCTACTAGATTTTACAAACATGAAAGAAGTAGCACACCTCTACATCATCGATATCGGAAAAGTTTCCTGATTCATCATGATCAATACCATCCATGCCATGTAATGTATCAGGAGTCGCAATATGATCAGTTTTATCCACTGAGAATGCTCCTGTAATTGAGAGAAAAAagacttatttttttcttctttttttcgaAAATGTAGAAAAGTGACTTAATTCTCTAATTCTGATCCAGGACTAAGTTTCTCCATCATTCTAGTTCCTGGAGAAAATATTGCTTACCTACTTGCTCAGATCCTGATATATGCACATTTTTCACACTCTGGGTGTTCCCTTCCTTATCAGGCTGATCatcaaccaaaagaaaaaaaaaacaacatataaaTGATGAGGCACTATTCAGAAAGCAAGCAAAACCTGGCATATTTCCAGTAAACACCTAAACTCAAGAACTTGGTATTAGTTGCAGTATGGAGCTGCCTAAGGAAATACTTCAAAAGAAATCACAAGAAATGCTGGATATTTCC belongs to Solanum stenotomum isolate F172 chromosome 1, ASM1918654v1, whole genome shotgun sequence and includes:
- the LOC125843103 gene encoding uncharacterized protein LOC125843103; translation: MDIEVDHYAALGLPSGEEGAQLSEKDISKAYKKKALELHPDKRRDDPNAHLNFQKLKTSYEILKDEKARKLFDDLLRVKREKIQRQSQHDSKRRKMMSDLDARERAAFSPDASVLARDEEERIARKLKEEIARIRAMHSKKVFTPIDPLQKEAHARAKESSTEGNGNSVDREKVLKVSWEKIGEDYTAQRLRELFSEFGEVEDVVIKSSKKKGSALVVMSSKDAARASCGNVLGDLSNPLLIVPLQPPMPSPFPNAEKNGESEGPSLSNLVGAGYQKFEDSVLEKMRKAAQRKK